One genomic window of Citrobacter sp. Marseille-Q6884 includes the following:
- a CDS encoding (Fe-S)-binding protein: MNVNFFVTCIGDALKSRMARDSVLLLEKLGCRVNFPEKQGCCGQPAINSGYIKEAIPGMKNLIAALEDNDDPIISPAGSCTYAVKSYPSYLADEPEWVLRAENVAARMQDLTSFIVNKLGVVDVGASLQGRAVYHPSCSLTRKLGVKEAPLTLLKNVRGLELLTFADQDTCCGFGGTFSVKMAEISGEMVKEKVLHLMDAKPEYLIGADVSCLLNIGGRLQREGQPVKVMHIAEVLMSR, encoded by the coding sequence GTGAATGTAAATTTCTTTGTTACCTGTATTGGTGATGCACTGAAATCACGGATGGCACGAGACTCCGTATTGCTGCTGGAAAAGCTGGGTTGTCGCGTTAATTTCCCCGAGAAGCAAGGGTGTTGCGGTCAACCAGCCATCAACAGCGGTTACATCAAAGAGGCGATCCCGGGGATGAAAAACCTGATCGCCGCCCTGGAAGACAACGACGACCCGATTATCTCTCCGGCTGGCTCCTGCACCTACGCGGTAAAAAGCTACCCATCGTATCTGGCCGATGAACCGGAATGGGTGCTGCGTGCGGAGAACGTTGCCGCGCGGATGCAGGATCTCACCTCCTTTATCGTCAACAAACTGGGCGTGGTGGACGTCGGCGCCAGCCTGCAGGGCCGCGCGGTGTATCACCCCTCCTGTAGCCTGACCCGCAAGCTGGGGGTGAAGGAAGCGCCGCTCACGCTGCTGAAAAACGTGCGCGGGCTGGAGCTGCTGACGTTTGCCGATCAGGACACCTGCTGCGGCTTTGGCGGGACGTTCTCGGTCAAGATGGCCGAGATATCCGGCGAGATGGTGAAAGAGAAAGTCTTACATCTGATGGATGCGAAGCCGGAATATTTGATTGGCGCAGACGTCAGCTGCCTGCTGAACATTGGCGGTCGACTGCAACGGGAAGGCCAGCCGGTCAAAGTGATGCATATTGCTGAAGTGCTGATGAGCCGCTGA
- a CDS encoding LutB/LldF family L-lactate oxidation iron-sulfur protein has protein sequence MSIKTSDVEFKRRIRQQIEDPIMRKAVANAQERIGANRQKMVDELGHWEDWRDRASQIRDHVLSNLDAYLYQLSEKVTENGGHVYFAKTKEEATRYILQVAQSKNANKVVKSKSMVTEEIGVNTVLQDAGIQVIETDLGEYILQLDQDPPSHVVVPAIHKDRYQIRRVLNERLGYDGPETPEAMTLFIRQKIREDFLSAEIGITGCNFAVAETGSVCLVTNEGNARMCTTLPKTHIAVMGMERIAPTFADVDVLITMLARSAVGARLTGYNTWLTGPREADNVDGPEEFHLVIVDNGRSQVLGSAFRDVLRCIRCGACMNTCPAYRHIGGHGYGSIYPGPIGAVISPLLGGYKDFKDLPYACSLCTACDSVCPVRIPLSTLILRHRRVMAEEGITPKAERRAIKMFTYANSHPGLWKVGMMAGAHAASWFINGGKTPLKVGALGDWMEARDLPDADGESFRSWFKKHQAQEKKNG, from the coding sequence ATGTCGATAAAAACCAGCGATGTAGAATTTAAACGGCGCATTCGTCAGCAGATAGAAGATCCGATCATGCGCAAAGCCGTGGCCAACGCGCAGGAGCGTATTGGCGCGAATCGACAAAAAATGGTCGATGAGTTAGGCCACTGGGAAGACTGGCGCGATCGTGCCAGCCAGATCCGCGATCACGTTCTGAGTAACCTCGACGCCTACCTGTATCAACTCTCCGAGAAAGTGACGGAAAACGGCGGGCACGTCTATTTCGCCAAAACCAAAGAAGAGGCCACCCGCTACATTCTGCAGGTCGCGCAGAGCAAAAATGCGAACAAGGTGGTGAAGTCCAAATCGATGGTGACCGAAGAGATCGGCGTCAACACCGTGTTGCAGGATGCCGGAATTCAGGTGATCGAAACCGATCTCGGCGAGTATATCCTGCAGTTGGATCAGGATCCGCCTTCGCACGTCGTGGTCCCGGCCATTCATAAAGATCGCTATCAGATCCGCCGCGTGCTGAACGAGCGTCTGGGGTACGACGGCCCGGAAACTCCGGAAGCCATGACCTTATTCATCCGCCAGAAGATCCGCGAGGATTTCCTGAGTGCTGAAATCGGCATTACCGGCTGTAACTTTGCCGTGGCGGAAACCGGCTCGGTGTGCCTGGTGACCAACGAAGGCAACGCGCGGATGTGCACCACGCTGCCGAAAACGCACATTGCGGTGATGGGCATGGAACGTATCGCACCGACCTTTGCCGACGTGGATGTGCTGATCACCATGCTGGCGCGCAGCGCCGTGGGCGCACGCCTGACGGGCTATAACACCTGGCTGACCGGCCCGCGTGAAGCGGATAATGTTGATGGACCGGAAGAGTTCCACCTGGTGATTGTCGATAACGGTCGCTCGCAGGTGCTGGGCTCTGCGTTCCGCGATGTGCTGCGCTGCATCCGCTGCGGGGCCTGTATGAACACCTGCCCGGCGTACCGTCACATCGGCGGACACGGCTATGGCTCTATCTATCCCGGTCCTATTGGCGCGGTGATTTCTCCGCTGCTCGGCGGCTATAAAGATTTTAAAGACCTGCCGTACGCCTGTTCTTTATGCACGGCCTGCGACAGCGTCTGCCCGGTGCGTATTCCGTTGTCAACACTGATCCTGCGTCATCGCCGGGTGATGGCCGAGGAGGGCATCACCCCGAAAGCCGAGCGACGGGCGATCAAAATGTTCACTTATGCCAATAGTCATCCGGGGCTGTGGAAAGTCGGGATGATGGCGGGCGCTCATGCGGCAAGCTGGTTTATCAATGGCGGCAAAACGCCGCTTAAGGTTGGCGCGCTGGGTGACTGGATGGAGGCGCGCGATCTGCCTGATGCTGACGGTGAGAGTTTTCGCAGCTGGTTTAAGAAACATCAGGCGCAGGAGAAAAAGAATGGATAA
- a CDS encoding dihydrodipicolinate synthase family protein translates to MSKKAIHWSGVFPAVSTQFRSDYSLDLDATHTVMKNLVKDGVSGLVVCGSVGENTSLSTQEKLQIIEVAKDAAGGQIPVIAGVAEFTTAFAQKMAKEAERVGVDGIMVMPALVYSSKPHETAAHFRSVATATDLPIMVYNNPPIYKNDVTPDILATLADCDNIVCFKDSSGDTRRFIDMRNAVGDRFVLFAGLDDVVVESIAVGAEGWISGMSNAFPREGETLFRLAKQQRYEEAMALYRWFMPLLHLDARPDLVQCIKLCEELLGRGSAITRPPRLALEGDTRAQVVAIVEKALATRPQLPDVGL, encoded by the coding sequence ATGAGCAAGAAAGCCATTCACTGGAGCGGTGTATTTCCGGCGGTCAGCACCCAGTTTCGTAGCGATTATTCCCTGGATCTGGATGCCACTCACACGGTGATGAAAAACCTGGTCAAAGATGGTGTTTCTGGCCTGGTGGTGTGCGGCAGCGTGGGGGAGAACACCTCTCTGAGCACGCAGGAAAAGCTGCAGATCATCGAAGTGGCGAAAGATGCAGCGGGCGGTCAGATCCCGGTCATTGCGGGGGTGGCCGAATTCACCACCGCGTTTGCACAGAAGATGGCGAAAGAGGCAGAGCGCGTGGGTGTCGACGGTATTATGGTGATGCCTGCGCTGGTGTACTCCTCAAAACCACATGAAACAGCGGCCCACTTCCGCAGTGTGGCTACGGCTACCGACCTGCCCATCATGGTGTACAACAACCCGCCGATTTACAAAAACGACGTGACGCCGGACATCCTGGCGACGCTGGCCGACTGCGACAACATCGTTTGCTTCAAAGACTCCTCCGGCGATACCCGCCGTTTTATCGACATGCGTAACGCCGTTGGCGACCGCTTTGTGCTGTTCGCTGGGCTGGATGATGTGGTGGTCGAGAGCATTGCCGTTGGGGCAGAAGGCTGGATCTCCGGTATGTCGAACGCCTTCCCGCGTGAAGGGGAGACGCTGTTCCGTCTGGCGAAACAACAGCGTTATGAGGAGGCGATGGCGCTTTACCGCTGGTTTATGCCGCTACTGCATCTGGATGCGCGTCCGGATCTGGTGCAGTGCATCAAGCTCTGTGAAGAATTGTTGGGGCGTGGCAGCGCCATTACCCGCCCACCGCGTCTGGCGCTGGAAGGGGATACCCGTGCGCAAGTGGTGGCAATTGTTGAGAAGGCGCTGGCGACCCGTCCACAACTGCCGGATGTTGGCCTTTAA
- a CDS encoding aldehyde dehydrogenase (NADP(+)), with amino-acid sequence MTLPLSVSGQQFIAGRRVASGEATLPSLRAADGKLTGYHFYPASREEAAAAVEAADQAFSVYSQTTPDVRARFLDTLADELDLLGEDFFAIAHQETALPLARLQGERTRTSNQLRMFAGVLRRGDAFGVRIDTALPDRQPLPRPDLRQYLTALGPVAVFGASNFPLAFSTAGGDTASALAAGCPVVVKAHPGHMATAELTAQAIVRAVAASGLPAGVFNMIFGTDIGADLVRHPAIQAVGFTGSLRGGKALWQLAQQRPQPIPVFAEMSAINPLIILPQALATRAEGLAKELVASFTLGCGQFCTKPGLILVLRGEGISCFTQALKVAVDQAPPQTMLNAPTLAHYEDGVSALEAHPHIQRLAGSDESVIGRAQARLYQAPASLLLAQDPLLQQEVFGPLAVLVEVADEAELQSILRAIPGQLTATVHAESDDGPLAQRLLPALSEKAGRILFNGYPTGVEVCDAMVHGGPWPATTDARATSVGTQSIDRFLRPVCLQNVPAALLSPAVQDDNPLNLLRLINGQWTREAISPSVD; translated from the coding sequence ATGACGTTACCTCTCTCTGTTTCGGGTCAGCAGTTTATCGCCGGTCGCCGCGTGGCAAGCGGTGAGGCGACGCTGCCAAGCCTGCGCGCCGCTGACGGCAAGCTGACCGGATACCATTTTTACCCGGCCTCTCGTGAGGAGGCCGCCGCCGCGGTGGAGGCGGCTGACCAGGCGTTTTCTGTTTATTCACAGACAACGCCGGATGTGCGCGCCCGCTTTCTCGACACCCTTGCCGACGAGCTGGATTTGCTCGGCGAGGATTTTTTCGCCATCGCCCATCAGGAAACGGCGCTGCCGTTGGCGCGATTACAGGGAGAGCGCACCCGTACCAGTAATCAGCTGCGCATGTTTGCCGGGGTGCTGCGTCGGGGCGATGCCTTTGGCGTGCGTATTGATACCGCGCTCCCTGACCGTCAGCCTCTGCCGCGCCCGGACCTGCGTCAGTATCTGACCGCGCTTGGCCCGGTGGCGGTATTCGGGGCCAGCAATTTTCCGCTGGCCTTTTCTACCGCAGGGGGCGATACCGCCTCGGCGCTGGCGGCAGGTTGCCCAGTGGTGGTGAAAGCCCATCCCGGGCATATGGCGACAGCGGAGTTGACTGCCCAGGCGATTGTGCGTGCGGTCGCGGCATCTGGCCTGCCTGCGGGTGTTTTTAACATGATTTTCGGCACCGATATTGGCGCGGATCTGGTTCGCCATCCGGCGATTCAGGCGGTGGGTTTTACCGGTTCGCTGCGCGGCGGCAAGGCGCTCTGGCAGCTGGCGCAGCAGCGTCCGCAGCCGATCCCTGTCTTTGCGGAAATGTCAGCCATTAACCCGCTGATTATTCTGCCGCAGGCATTAGCCACGCGGGCAGAGGGGCTGGCGAAGGAACTGGTGGCCTCTTTTACCCTCGGCTGTGGGCAGTTTTGTACCAAGCCGGGGCTGATCCTTGTCTTACGCGGTGAGGGCATTTCCTGCTTCACGCAGGCACTGAAGGTCGCGGTTGACCAGGCGCCGCCACAGACCATGCTGAATGCTCCGACGCTTGCCCATTATGAAGACGGTGTTAGCGCACTTGAGGCGCATCCGCATATTCAGCGTTTGGCTGGGTCTGATGAATCGGTTATCGGCCGCGCGCAGGCCCGGCTGTATCAGGCTCCGGCTTCGCTGTTGCTGGCACAGGATCCGCTTCTACAGCAGGAGGTGTTTGGCCCGCTGGCGGTGTTGGTCGAGGTGGCCGATGAGGCGGAGTTGCAGTCCATTCTGCGCGCGATTCCGGGGCAGTTGACGGCAACCGTGCACGCTGAATCTGATGATGGACCGCTGGCGCAGCGTCTGCTGCCAGCCCTCAGTGAAAAAGCGGGGCGCATCCTGTTTAACGGTTATCCGACCGGTGTAGAGGTCTGTGATGCCATGGTGCACGGCGGTCCGTGGCCTGCCACCACCGACGCTCGCGCTACCTCGGTAGGGACGCAATCCATCGACCGTTTTTTACGCCCGGTATGCCTGCAAAATGTGCCTGCCGCGCTGCTTTCGCCTGCTGTCCAGGATGACAACCCTCTGAACCTGCTGCGCCTGATTAACGGGCAGTGGACCCGGGAAGCCATTTCCCCCTCTGTTGACTGA
- a CDS encoding APC family permease, whose protein sequence is MTIHSTHQTQARVAEVGKFKKQLTLTDLTFIGLGAIFGSGWLFAASHVASIAGPAGIASWVIGGIAVLLLGIVYCELGAALPRAGGIIRYPVFSHGELMGYLLGFITLIAFSSLISIEIVAARQYAAAWFPMLTQTGSSDPTLLGWVVQFLLLCLFFGLNYYSVKTFARSNNIISILKFLVPLAVVVTLFTFFKPENLHIQGIAPFGMSGVEAAISAGGIIFAYLGLTPIISVASEVKNPQRTIPVALILSVVLSTIIYVLLQLAFLGSIPTDMLGGGWAEISKQFSLPYRDIAITLGMGWLAFMVVCDAIVSPSGTGNIYMNATPRVIYGWAKAGTFFKTFTHIDKESGIPRPALWLTFALSIFWTLPFPSWEQLISVVSAALVLSYAIAPVTAAGLRRNAPDLPRPFRVRAFGIIGPVSFVISALIVFWSGWGTLSWLLGLQIVMFVVYVLCKSKVPVHTVSLAQQVKSSLWLIAFYALIMLFSWLGSFGGTGVIGHPWDTVVVAVMSLGIYYWGERTCLPQANFTGDEEE, encoded by the coding sequence ATGACGATTCACTCTACGCACCAAACACAGGCCCGCGTTGCTGAGGTGGGTAAATTTAAAAAGCAGCTAACGCTAACCGACCTGACGTTTATTGGGCTTGGTGCTATCTTCGGTTCCGGCTGGCTGTTTGCCGCCAGCCATGTGGCATCGATTGCCGGACCTGCGGGCATTGCCTCGTGGGTCATCGGCGGGATTGCCGTTCTGCTGTTGGGGATTGTCTATTGTGAGCTGGGCGCGGCACTGCCTCGAGCCGGGGGGATTATCCGTTATCCGGTCTTTTCCCACGGTGAATTGATGGGGTATCTGCTTGGATTTATTACGCTGATTGCGTTTTCAAGCCTCATCTCCATAGAGATTGTTGCCGCGCGACAGTATGCGGCAGCATGGTTCCCGATGCTGACTCAAACTGGCTCAAGCGATCCAACGCTGCTGGGGTGGGTGGTGCAGTTTTTGCTGCTGTGTTTGTTCTTCGGGCTGAATTACTACAGCGTAAAAACGTTTGCCCGCTCCAATAACATCATCAGTATTCTGAAATTTTTGGTACCGCTGGCGGTCGTTGTGACGCTATTTACCTTTTTCAAACCTGAGAACCTGCACATTCAGGGGATTGCACCCTTTGGCATGTCGGGTGTTGAGGCCGCGATTAGCGCCGGTGGGATCATCTTCGCTTACCTGGGGCTGACGCCAATTATTTCGGTGGCGAGTGAAGTAAAAAATCCACAGCGGACTATCCCGGTGGCGCTGATTTTATCCGTGGTGCTGTCGACGATTATTTACGTGCTGCTGCAGTTGGCATTCCTTGGCAGTATTCCGACCGATATGCTGGGCGGCGGCTGGGCGGAGATCAGCAAGCAATTCTCACTGCCGTACCGGGATATCGCCATTACGCTCGGTATGGGCTGGCTGGCGTTTATGGTGGTGTGTGACGCGATTGTCTCTCCAAGCGGTACCGGCAATATCTACATGAACGCCACGCCGCGCGTAATTTATGGCTGGGCCAAAGCAGGCACCTTCTTTAAGACGTTTACCCACATTGATAAAGAGTCTGGCATTCCGCGTCCGGCGCTGTGGCTGACCTTTGCATTATCTATTTTCTGGACATTGCCGTTCCCGTCATGGGAACAGTTGATAAGCGTAGTGTCGGCGGCGCTGGTACTCAGCTACGCCATTGCCCCGGTCACGGCGGCGGGGCTACGCCGCAACGCACCGGATTTGCCGCGCCCATTTCGCGTACGTGCCTTCGGGATTATCGGTCCGGTGTCATTTGTGATTTCGGCGCTGATTGTATTCTGGTCTGGCTGGGGCACGCTGTCATGGCTGCTGGGACTGCAGATTGTGATGTTTGTCGTCTATGTGCTGTGCAAATCAAAAGTGCCGGTACACACCGTGAGTCTGGCACAGCAGGTGAAATCGTCTCTGTGGCTTATCGCCTTCTACGCGCTGATTATGCTCTTCTCCTGGCTCGGCAGTTTTGGGGGAACAGGGGTGATTGGTCATCCGTGGGATACGGTGGTGGTGGCGGTGATGTCGTTGGGAATTTACTACTGGGGTGAGCGAACCTGTCTGCCGCAGGCTAACTTTACCGGTGATGAAGAAGAGTAG
- a CDS encoding Ldh family oxidoreductase gives MEMVNLSLTEAYTLAYKVLRGNGFSEAHAVVVATNVTHGERDGCASHGLWRLLGIVETRRKGKVSPDAEPVITDTAPAIVKVDAGGAFSLLAFERALPLLIEKARHNGIAALAINRCVHFSALFADVEPLTEAGLVALATTPSHAWVAPAGGTQPLFGTNPIAFGWPREEKPPFIFDMATSAAARGEIQLHQRAGKEVPEGWGIDSDGQATTDAQAILNGAMLTFGGHKGSALAAMVELLAGPLIGDMTSAESLAWDKGAGGLPYGGELILALDPARFLGLEASRHLARAERLFADMQRQGARLPGERRYHSRTRTIRDGVEIAHSLFKDISALVK, from the coding sequence ATGGAGATGGTAAACCTCTCGTTAACAGAGGCTTATACGCTGGCATATAAGGTGCTGCGCGGGAACGGATTCAGTGAAGCGCATGCCGTGGTGGTCGCGACAAACGTGACCCACGGTGAGCGTGATGGCTGTGCCTCGCATGGTTTGTGGCGGTTGCTGGGGATTGTGGAAACGCGACGTAAAGGGAAGGTGTCACCTGACGCTGAGCCGGTAATCACCGATACCGCGCCGGCCATTGTGAAGGTGGACGCCGGAGGGGCATTTTCCCTGCTGGCGTTCGAGCGCGCGCTTCCGCTGCTGATAGAAAAGGCGCGCCACAATGGAATTGCTGCCCTGGCGATTAACCGTTGTGTGCACTTTTCGGCGCTGTTTGCCGATGTTGAGCCGCTCACGGAGGCGGGGCTGGTGGCGCTGGCGACGACGCCCAGCCATGCGTGGGTGGCTCCCGCAGGTGGGACGCAGCCGCTTTTTGGCACTAACCCGATAGCGTTTGGCTGGCCGCGTGAAGAAAAACCCCCGTTTATCTTTGATATGGCCACCAGTGCGGCGGCACGAGGGGAGATCCAACTCCATCAACGGGCGGGAAAAGAGGTTCCGGAAGGGTGGGGAATCGACAGTGACGGTCAGGCCACCACCGACGCGCAGGCGATCCTCAACGGGGCGATGTTGACGTTTGGCGGGCATAAAGGGTCGGCACTGGCAGCGATGGTGGAACTGCTTGCCGGGCCGCTCATCGGCGATATGACCAGCGCGGAATCGCTGGCGTGGGACAAGGGGGCTGGCGGGTTGCCCTATGGTGGCGAGTTGATTCTGGCCCTTGACCCGGCCCGCTTTTTGGGACTGGAGGCTTCGCGACATCTGGCGCGTGCCGAGAGACTTTTTGCCGATATGCAGCGGCAAGGGGCGCGTTTGCCGGGTGAGCGCCGCTATCATTCCCGTACGCGTACCATTCGTGACGGTGTAGAAATAGCCCATTCGCTGTTCAAGGATATATCCGCGTTAGTGAAATAA
- a CDS encoding AraC family transcriptional regulator: protein MSCVIDDVRAPSPVPEVAELSQICEGLARQRPDNIQTLLHAMALIAPLLNAIPNVVFFIKDVQARYLMVNMTLARRCGFKTVASLLGKTSADVFPSALGLGYTEQDMRVLREGVMLRDQLEMHLYNGRVRGWCLTQKLALRDAQGQVIGMAGISHDLQEAQARHPAWQRLAIVDDHIRNHYHRPIAMEELTALSGMSVAQIERYCKRIFHLTPRQMIHKVRLEKATELLAGDTPITDIALQCGYTDHSAFSRQFKAMTGSTPRDFRITLAG, encoded by the coding sequence ATGTCCTGTGTGATTGATGATGTGCGGGCTCCGTCGCCGGTGCCGGAAGTGGCTGAACTTAGCCAGATATGTGAAGGGCTGGCGCGCCAGCGCCCGGACAATATCCAGACGTTGCTCCATGCGATGGCATTGATTGCGCCGCTGCTCAATGCCATTCCGAATGTGGTTTTTTTTATCAAAGATGTGCAGGCCCGCTATTTGATGGTCAATATGACCCTGGCACGTCGCTGCGGATTTAAGACAGTGGCTTCTCTGCTGGGTAAAACCTCTGCCGATGTTTTCCCTTCAGCGCTTGGGCTGGGCTATACCGAGCAGGATATGCGGGTGCTGCGCGAAGGGGTCATGCTGCGGGATCAGCTGGAAATGCATCTCTACAACGGTCGTGTACGCGGCTGGTGTTTGACCCAGAAGCTGGCGCTGCGGGATGCGCAGGGTCAGGTCATCGGTATGGCGGGGATTTCACATGATCTGCAGGAAGCCCAGGCGCGTCACCCGGCGTGGCAGCGGCTGGCGATCGTCGACGATCATATCCGCAACCATTATCACCGTCCCATCGCTATGGAAGAGCTAACCGCCCTGAGCGGTATGTCGGTGGCGCAAATTGAGCGCTACTGTAAGCGTATCTTCCATCTCACGCCGCGCCAGATGATCCACAAAGTTCGGCTGGAAAAAGCCACCGAACTGCTGGCGGGCGATACGCCGATTACCGATATCGCGTTGCAGTGTGGTTATACCGATCACAGCGCGTTTAGCCGCCAGTTTAAGGCGATGACGGGCTCCACACCGCGTGATTTTCGTATCACGCTCGCCGGGTAA
- a CDS encoding tyrosine phenol-lyase, with the protein MNYPAEPFRIKSVETVSMIPRDERLKKMQEAGYNTFLLNSKDIYIDLLTDSGTNAMSDKQWAGMMMGDEAYAGSENFYHLERTVQELFGFKHIVPTHQGRGAENLLSQLAIKPGQYVAGNMYFTTTRYHQEKNGAVFVDIVRDEAHDAGLNIAFKGDIDLKKLQKLIDEKGAENIAYICLAVTVNLAGGQPVSMANMRAVRELTAAHGIKVFYDATRCVENAYFIKEQEQGFENKSIAAIVHEMFSYADGCTMSGKKDCLVNIGGFLCMNDDEMFSSAKELVVVYEGMPSYGGLAGRDMEAMAIGLREAMQYEYIEHRVKQVRYLGDKLKAAGVPIVEPVGGHAVFLDARRFCEHLTQDEFPAQSLAASIYVETGVRSMERGIISAGRNNVTGEHHRPKLETVRLTIPRRVYTYAHMDVVADGIIKLYQHKEDIRGLKFIYEPKQLRFFTARFDYI; encoded by the coding sequence ATGAATTATCCGGCAGAACCCTTCCGTATTAAAAGCGTTGAAACTGTATCTATGATCCCGCGTGATGAGCGCCTTAAGAAAATGCAGGAAGCGGGTTACAATACTTTCCTGTTAAACTCGAAAGATATTTATATCGACCTGCTGACGGACAGTGGCACCAACGCAATGAGCGATAAGCAGTGGGCCGGAATGATGATGGGTGATGAAGCCTACGCGGGCAGTGAAAACTTCTATCATCTGGAAAGAACGGTTCAGGAATTGTTTGGCTTTAAACATATTGTTCCTACTCACCAGGGGCGCGGTGCAGAAAACCTGTTATCGCAACTGGCAATTAAACCGGGGCAATATGTTGCCGGTAATATGTATTTCACCACGACCCGTTATCACCAGGAAAAAAATGGTGCGGTGTTCGTGGATATCGTTCGTGACGAAGCGCACGATGCCGGTCTGAATATTGCCTTTAAAGGTGATATCGATCTTAAAAAATTACAAAAGCTGATTGACGAAAAAGGCGCCGAGAATATTGCCTATATTTGTCTGGCGGTCACGGTTAACCTCGCCGGGGGGCAGCCTGTCTCCATGGCGAACATGCGTGCGGTACGTGAACTGACCGCAGCACACGGCATTAAAGTGTTCTACGACGCGACCCGCTGCGTTGAAAACGCCTACTTTATCAAAGAGCAAGAGCAAGGCTTTGAGAACAAGAGCATCGCAGCGATCGTGCACGAGATGTTCAGCTACGCCGACGGCTGTACCATGAGTGGCAAAAAAGACTGTCTGGTCAACATCGGCGGCTTCCTGTGCATGAATGATGACGAAATGTTCTCTTCTGCCAAAGAGTTAGTGGTGGTCTACGAAGGGATGCCATCCTACGGCGGCCTGGCCGGACGCGACATGGAAGCGATGGCGATCGGCCTGCGTGAAGCCATGCAGTACGAGTATATCGAGCACCGCGTGAAGCAGGTTCGCTATCTGGGCGACAAGCTAAAAGCGGCCGGTGTACCGATTGTTGAACCGGTGGGCGGCCACGCGGTCTTCCTCGATGCGCGTCGCTTCTGCGAACATCTGACGCAGGATGAGTTCCCGGCGCAAAGCCTGGCCGCCAGCATCTATGTTGAAACCGGTGTCCGCAGTATGGAGCGCGGCATTATCTCTGCGGGGCGTAATAATGTGACAGGCGAACACCACAGACCGAAACTGGAAACGGTACGCCTGACGATTCCACGCCGCGTTTATACTTATGCGCATATGGATGTGGTTGCCGACGGTATTATTAAACTTTACCAGCATAAAGAAGATATTCGTGGGCTGAAGTTTATTTACGAGCCGAAGCAGCTACGTTTCTTTACGGCACGCTTTGATTATATCTAA
- a CDS encoding aromatic amino acid transporter produces the protein MDINAIERQSSTPGLISGTMLVIATVVGGGMFSLPIAMAGVWFPGASVILLFIAIMMLLTGLMLVEVNLHYGAGASFNTFTQDLLGRKWNIVVGIAFGFVLYILTYAYISGSSAVMAQTVFKYSGVRFPANISVIIVSMLVGAIAWYSSLLVGRITTVLIIGKFVAFFATFSGLVGHIEVAKLVDSVAVALPQSQYLPYILMTLPFCIISFGFHGNVPSLVKLYGTGGVHNITRSIVIGTLFALLLYIFWLAVTMGNISRAEFPPIIAKGGNIDVFVEAISGLFTSRYMDLILTFFGNFAVASSLLAATLGLFDYIADLFHFPDNGVGRLKTALVTYFPPAAVCFFFPNGFVHAIGYAGLAFTIWSVILPPFLVKAARKRFTTASYTAPCNNTVLNLVIVCGGVVYLTVVLDVFGLLPTFR, from the coding sequence ATGGATATTAATGCCATTGAGCGACAGAGTAGTACCCCCGGGCTGATTAGCGGAACCATGTTGGTTATCGCGACCGTAGTGGGTGGCGGGATGTTCTCCCTGCCGATTGCGATGGCCGGCGTATGGTTTCCCGGTGCCTCTGTGATCCTTCTTTTTATTGCCATCATGATGTTATTAACCGGTCTGATGCTGGTTGAAGTGAACCTGCATTACGGCGCCGGTGCCAGTTTTAATACCTTTACGCAGGATTTATTAGGCCGAAAGTGGAATATCGTGGTCGGTATTGCATTCGGTTTTGTGCTGTATATTCTGACCTACGCGTATATCTCCGGGTCATCGGCGGTGATGGCGCAAACCGTATTTAAATATAGTGGCGTACGTTTTCCGGCGAATATCTCCGTCATTATCGTCAGTATGCTGGTCGGTGCGATTGCGTGGTACAGCTCGTTGCTGGTGGGGCGGATCACCACCGTGTTGATTATCGGTAAATTCGTTGCCTTCTTTGCGACGTTTTCCGGGTTAGTTGGGCATATTGAAGTCGCGAAGCTGGTCGATAGCGTCGCGGTGGCGCTCCCGCAGTCGCAATACCTGCCTTATATTCTGATGACGCTACCGTTCTGTATTATCTCGTTTGGTTTTCATGGCAACGTACCGAGTCTCGTCAAGCTGTACGGCACGGGCGGTGTACACAATATTACGCGCTCAATTGTCATCGGGACGCTGTTTGCTCTGCTGCTGTATATCTTCTGGCTGGCGGTGACGATGGGCAATATCAGCCGTGCTGAATTTCCGCCGATTATCGCCAAAGGCGGGAATATCGACGTCTTTGTTGAGGCCATCAGCGGGTTGTTCACCAGCCGCTATATGGATCTGATCCTGACCTTTTTTGGTAACTTTGCCGTAGCCAGTTCCTTGCTGGCGGCGACGCTCGGCCTGTTTGATTATATCGCCGACCTGTTTCACTTCCCGGATAACGGGGTGGGGCGTTTGAAAACCGCGCTGGTGACCTATTTCCCGCCAGCGGCCGTGTGTTTCTTCTTCCCGAATGGTTTTGTCCACGCGATTGGCTATGCTGGTCTGGCCTTCACCATCTGGAGCGTGATCCTGCCACCGTTCCTGGTGAAAGCTGCACGTAAGCGTTTTACGACGGCCAGTTATACCGCGCCCTGCAATAACACCGTTCTCAACCTGGTGATTGTTTGTGGCGGGGTAGTGTACCTGACGGTGGTTCTGGATGTGTTTGGTCTGCTGCCAACGTTTCGTTAG